One genomic region from Frateuria soli encodes:
- a CDS encoding aspartyl/asparaginyl beta-hydroxylase domain-containing protein — translation MNAPRDDAAVATCREQALTALQRGDIAHAEQAFSRLLERRPDDVEALQFLASCRLGRGDAARAIEWLRVAHHAQPGDAGILHQLGAAQVTAGDLAGAEESLRAGLALAPGMFVARLRLGVVYEQQGRRHEAVTAYLGAINAAQAQGRWLSDDTTAPGVREAVKHATHYVAAGRRELFDAVIEPLRQRYGRAELARVDQCLAIYLHEQPAPLPDPRQRPLFLYFPGVPSRTYYPRERFPEHARLEAAFDAIRGELRAVLSQADDPFVPFLGAPSAAAVAARLLDATGPQEAAWDAFFFYRHGARHDANCARCPRTSAVLDGMPLVRVRDHAPETLFSVLRPGTHILPHRGVTNTRLVTHLPLIVPPDCALRVGGETHVWEEGRCVTFDDTFEHEAWNRSGQTRVVLIADSWNPDLSEVERMAVADLVAAIGDFNRSVPEP, via the coding sequence ATGAACGCACCGAGGGACGATGCCGCCGTCGCGACCTGCCGCGAGCAGGCATTGACCGCATTGCAGCGCGGTGACATCGCGCACGCCGAGCAGGCGTTCTCGCGCCTGCTGGAACGGCGGCCCGACGACGTCGAGGCACTCCAGTTCCTGGCCTCCTGCCGGCTCGGGCGCGGCGATGCGGCCCGCGCGATCGAGTGGCTGCGCGTCGCGCACCATGCGCAGCCGGGGGACGCGGGGATCCTGCACCAGCTCGGCGCGGCGCAGGTCACGGCCGGCGACCTGGCCGGCGCCGAGGAAAGCCTGCGCGCGGGCCTGGCGCTGGCGCCGGGCATGTTCGTGGCGCGCCTGCGCCTGGGCGTGGTGTACGAGCAACAGGGGCGCCGGCACGAGGCCGTCACTGCCTATCTCGGCGCGATCAATGCCGCGCAGGCGCAGGGTCGCTGGCTCAGCGACGACACCACCGCGCCGGGCGTGCGCGAGGCGGTCAAGCACGCCACGCACTACGTCGCGGCGGGACGGCGCGAGCTGTTCGACGCGGTGATCGAGCCGTTGCGCCAGCGCTACGGGCGCGCGGAGCTCGCCCGGGTCGACCAGTGCCTGGCCATCTACCTGCACGAGCAGCCCGCGCCGCTGCCCGATCCGCGGCAGCGGCCGCTGTTCCTGTACTTCCCCGGCGTGCCCAGCCGGACCTACTACCCGCGCGAGCGCTTCCCGGAGCATGCAAGGCTGGAGGCGGCCTTCGATGCGATCCGCGGGGAACTGCGCGCCGTGCTGTCGCAGGCGGACGACCCGTTCGTGCCCTTCCTGGGCGCGCCCTCGGCCGCGGCGGTCGCGGCACGACTGCTCGATGCGACCGGCCCGCAGGAGGCGGCCTGGGATGCGTTCTTCTTCTACCGTCATGGCGCCCGCCACGACGCCAACTGCGCGCGCTGCCCGCGCACCAGCGCAGTGCTGGACGGCATGCCACTGGTGCGGGTGCGCGACCACGCACCGGAGACGCTCTTCTCGGTGCTGCGCCCGGGCACGCACATCCTCCCCCACCGCGGCGTCACCAACACGCGCCTGGTCACGCACCTGCCGCTGATCGTGCCGCCGGATTGCGCGTTGCGCGTGGGCGGCGAAACCCACGTGTGGGAAGAAGGCCGCTGCGTCACCTTTGACGACACCTTCGAACACGAGGCCTGGAACCGCAGCGGGCAGACCCGCGTGGTGCTGATCGCGGACAGCTGGAATCCCGACCTGAGCGAAGTGGAGCGCATGGCGGTGGCGGACCTGGTCGCGGCCATCGGCGACTTCAACCGGTCCGTGCCCGAGCCCTGA
- a CDS encoding HAD family hydrolase: MRIHALTLDLDDTLWPVLPALECADRELDAYLRTHHPDVATRWPIPAMRQLRAQVAAERLDLAHDFTTQRHLTMQRAFEACGLDEVPIEALWEVYYAARNRVELFTDALPALERITARWPVASLTNGNADLERIGIHAHFHCQVCARDTGVGKPDVRIFKVAADRLGVAPEHILHVGDDADLDMRGAREAGLRTAWINRERLPWPDGLGAPPDLDLPDMGALADWLERSQPA, translated from the coding sequence ATGCGCATCCACGCGCTGACGCTGGACCTGGACGACACCCTGTGGCCGGTGCTGCCGGCCCTGGAATGCGCCGACCGCGAACTGGATGCCTACCTGCGTACGCACCATCCGGACGTCGCCACGCGCTGGCCGATCCCGGCGATGCGCCAGTTGCGCGCGCAGGTCGCCGCCGAGCGGCTGGACCTGGCGCACGACTTCACCACCCAGCGCCACCTGACCATGCAGCGCGCCTTCGAGGCCTGCGGACTGGACGAGGTGCCGATCGAAGCGCTGTGGGAGGTCTACTACGCCGCGCGCAACCGCGTGGAACTGTTCACCGACGCGCTGCCGGCACTGGAGCGGATCACCGCGCGCTGGCCGGTGGCGAGCCTGACCAACGGCAACGCGGACCTGGAGCGGATCGGCATCCACGCGCACTTCCATTGCCAGGTCTGCGCGCGGGACACCGGCGTGGGCAAGCCGGACGTGCGGATTTTCAAGGTCGCGGCCGACCGCCTGGGCGTGGCGCCGGAGCACATCCTGCACGTGGGCGACGACGCCGACCTGGACATGCGCGGCGCGCGCGAGGCCGGGCTGCGCACCGCGTGGATCAACCGTGAGCGCCTTCCCTGGCCGGACGGGCTCGGCGCGCCGCCGGACCTGGACCTGCCGGACATGGGCGCGCTGGCCGACTGGCTGGAGCGCAGCCAGCCCGCGTAG
- a CDS encoding LysM peptidoglycan-binding domain-containing protein: MPVSVARLSVAALLGACLTTVALAAGPSLTLRGDVATTRGLVQDLAAAWTRSGHGKVDVQPFNTASGLDALRSGSADIAGSARPGNGSAQESGLVFTPVAWDGLVMITHPSNPVSNLSLKQLHDIYYGKITNWAEVGGRSAPMHVYAVASPGDGIEFSLRKLLFGRGNQPVAAPRLYVNTAKLEEAVTLDPKAIGVTTLSRVADNHKIKMIRIDGTAPSVATVASGSYKLYSPLYLVTNPNSPHAAEAQAFVEFARGDKAAAVVRRDDAVPYAAGSALAAADASRRAQILAAVGARAVPQQPSAPSAAPPVAAPGATYASRAAIAPTSERTAEAKRALEDRRAKAAEKASLKGVRGEATTIAAAASRGPAFAKVTASVTVKATAAKPRTYKVAKGDTLSSIAHAHAVDIADLRSWNHLKGNELKAGQVLSLGER; this comes from the coding sequence ATGCCCGTCTCCGTCGCTCGCCTGTCCGTCGCCGCCCTGCTGGGCGCCTGTCTCACCACGGTCGCCCTTGCCGCCGGCCCCTCCCTGACCCTGCGCGGCGACGTGGCCACCACGCGCGGCCTGGTGCAGGACCTGGCCGCCGCCTGGACCAGGAGCGGCCACGGCAAGGTCGACGTGCAGCCGTTCAATACCGCCTCGGGCCTGGATGCGCTGCGCAGCGGCAGCGCCGACATCGCCGGCAGCGCGCGCCCGGGCAACGGCAGCGCGCAGGAATCCGGGCTGGTGTTCACGCCGGTGGCGTGGGACGGCCTGGTGATGATCACCCACCCGAGCAACCCGGTCAGCAACCTCAGCCTCAAGCAGCTGCACGACATCTACTACGGCAAGATCACCAACTGGGCCGAGGTCGGCGGCCGCAGCGCGCCGATGCACGTGTACGCGGTGGCCAGCCCCGGCGACGGCATCGAGTTCAGCCTGCGCAAGCTCCTCTTCGGCCGCGGCAACCAGCCGGTGGCGGCGCCGCGCCTGTACGTCAACACCGCCAAGCTGGAAGAGGCGGTGACGCTCGACCCGAAGGCGATCGGCGTGACCACGCTCTCGCGCGTGGCCGACAACCACAAGATCAAGATGATCCGCATCGACGGCACCGCGCCCAGCGTGGCCACCGTCGCCAGCGGCAGCTACAAGCTCTATTCCCCGCTCTACCTGGTGACCAACCCGAACAGCCCCCACGCCGCCGAGGCGCAGGCGTTCGTCGAGTTCGCCAGGGGCGACAAGGCCGCCGCGGTGGTGCGTCGCGACGACGCGGTGCCCTACGCTGCCGGCAGCGCGCTGGCCGCGGCCGATGCCTCGCGCCGCGCGCAGATCCTCGCCGCGGTGGGCGCACGCGCCGTGCCGCAGCAGCCGTCGGCGCCGAGCGCCGCGCCGCCGGTCGCCGCGCCGGGCGCCACCTATGCCTCGCGTGCCGCCATCGCGCCGACCTCCGAGCGCACGGCCGAGGCCAAGCGCGCGCTGGAAGATCGCCGCGCCAAGGCCGCGGAGAAAGCCAGCCTGAAGGGCGTCCGCGGCGAAGCCACCACGATCGCCGCCGCCGCCTCGCGCGGCCCGGCGTTCGCCAAGGTCACCGCCAGCGTCACGGTCAAGGCCACCGCCGCCAAGCCGCGCACCTACAAGGTCGCCAAGGGCGACACGCTGTCCTCGATCGCCCACGCGCATGCGGTCGACATCGCGGACCTGCGGAGCTGGAACCACCTGAAGGGCAACGAGCTGAAGGCCGGCCAGGTGCTGAGCCTGGGCGAGCGCTGA
- a CDS encoding leucyl aminopeptidase family protein has protein sequence MPESSPSALTERKTGKAQGIAIETVDSAHYKGALKRLDATQRRWLEQTGFEPKPGRFALLPDASGKLARVLVAVDPAEPLAALAGLPFALPAGTYHLADEGALTDTAQAALGWALGAYRFERYRKGTRAPATLAVPAAERAALAPLVEATACVRDLVNTPTEDMGPEQLADAVKRLARTHKAKLREWVGDALLEANFPTIHAVGRASHRAPRLVEMSWGKATDPKLVVIGKGVCFDTGGLDIKPSDGMRNMKKDMGGAAHAIALAGLVMQAKLPVRLTLLVPAVENAIAGNAMRPGEVITTRAGHTVEVDNTDAEGRLILCDAIAYGAEQQPDLMLDFATLTGAARVALGPDLPVLFANQDAAAEQLLDAGRAVADPLWRLPLWRPYRRMLDSSVADFANAGPSRHAGAITAALYLERFVPDGLPWLHLDTYAWNDADRPGRPRGGEAMGLRAMFAFLQQRYAR, from the coding sequence ATGCCGGAGAGCTCCCCGTCCGCCCTGACCGAACGCAAGACCGGCAAGGCGCAGGGCATCGCCATCGAGACCGTCGACAGTGCGCACTACAAGGGTGCGCTCAAGCGGCTGGACGCCACCCAGCGACGCTGGCTGGAGCAGACCGGCTTCGAACCCAAGCCCGGACGCTTCGCCCTGTTGCCGGACGCCAGCGGCAAGCTCGCGCGCGTGCTGGTGGCGGTCGATCCGGCCGAGCCGCTGGCCGCGCTGGCCGGGTTGCCGTTTGCGTTGCCGGCGGGCACCTACCATCTGGCCGACGAAGGCGCGCTGACCGATACGGCGCAGGCCGCGCTGGGCTGGGCGTTGGGCGCCTACCGTTTCGAGCGCTATCGCAAGGGCACGCGCGCGCCGGCCACGCTGGCTGTGCCGGCCGCGGAGCGGGCCGCGCTGGCGCCGCTCGTCGAAGCGACCGCATGCGTGCGCGACCTGGTCAATACGCCGACCGAGGACATGGGCCCGGAACAGCTGGCCGACGCGGTGAAGCGACTGGCCAGGACGCACAAGGCCAAGCTGCGCGAGTGGGTCGGCGACGCCCTGCTCGAGGCCAACTTCCCCACCATCCACGCGGTCGGCCGCGCCAGCCACCGTGCGCCGCGGCTGGTCGAGATGAGCTGGGGCAAGGCCACGGACCCGAAGCTGGTGGTGATCGGCAAGGGCGTGTGCTTCGACACCGGCGGCCTGGACATCAAGCCGTCCGACGGCATGCGCAACATGAAGAAGGACATGGGTGGCGCCGCGCACGCGATCGCGCTGGCCGGGCTGGTGATGCAGGCGAAGCTGCCGGTGCGCCTCACGCTGCTGGTGCCGGCGGTGGAGAACGCCATCGCCGGCAACGCGATGCGTCCGGGCGAGGTGATCACTACCCGCGCCGGCCACACGGTGGAAGTGGACAACACCGACGCCGAGGGCCGGCTGATCCTGTGCGACGCGATTGCCTATGGCGCCGAGCAGCAGCCGGACCTGATGCTGGACTTCGCCACCCTGACCGGGGCGGCCCGCGTGGCGCTGGGCCCGGACCTGCCGGTGCTGTTCGCCAACCAGGATGCGGCCGCCGAGCAGTTGCTTGACGCCGGCCGCGCCGTGGCCGACCCGTTGTGGCGACTGCCGCTGTGGCGGCCGTACCGCAGGATGCTCGACTCGTCGGTGGCGGACTTCGCCAACGCGGGGCCCTCGCGGCACGCCGGCGCGATCACCGCGGCGCTTTACCTGGAGCGCTTCGTGCCTGACGGCCTGCCGTGGCTGCACCTGGACACCTACGCCTGGAACGACGCCGACCGTCCCGGCCGCCCGCGCGGCGGCGAGGCGATGGGCCTGCGGGCGATGTTCGCGTTCCTGCAACAGCGCTACGCGCGCTGA
- a CDS encoding TonB-dependent receptor domain-containing protein, with protein MKYDLNHLSLAVRLALSAGVFSVAGVAQAQVTTPDNPASSEQTAQDQAPPSKKEAKTLESIQVTGSLIRRVDAETASPVITLDRATISNSGKPVLGDVLQQMPSISGNATNPQNNSNGGGVASPLLEAGDGASRVSLRGLGNNRTLVLVNGQRMANPDINLIPPEMIERVEVLAEGASTVYGSDAIGGVVNFILRKDFKGVQFSLNDGISSHGDAKRHGFNLTGGMTGERYSIAAGIDYNKYDETLASRRKFSRQQLYLSGGSVIAAGSSSIPTGRIQVPAAIAGQYGCAVDPETQTAQVTLASGDGSSLGDYRCRLSSDTYNYAALNYIQTAQKRTNGFVLADFNITDNVSAYVNAFYNHTVSSGQDAPSPVGTGDGLIISADNPINPFGITFSQGAIAGDPNSGYNFQTRLTGAGTRVHSYTTDTGQINAGLRGAFSQDSSWIWDASINYSHTKRDQRDTNEVDIPSLQAAVDAGANIFDQANAGDVLSSGVKTPIYVFTQSTKQAQVDASGELWDLPAGPVQLSVGALYRKQFMNYTVSDFAVLNPVTTTCQILQEACGSPGRGSYNVKELFAESLIPLVSDVAWAKSLYLDLGIRSSNYSTTGTTTNGKVAIEWRPTDTLLLRGTVSQVFRAPNLNELYDGRTLVQPVLNDPCVGRTAEDLAAHQAACQFVPVNWGGNDPAQVNTFYSGAATVGATLKPEKGKSIDFGLVYDPDWAPGLSTSLDFWHIYLSDTLTAIQADTVVSICYNNNSSPYCSFITRQDNTTRQPGQVFLINTPVVNLGTLSTSGIDYTLRYKIPHFDIGGMDPGNFRAGLNTSYTSSYNVNATPGEPGAESVNYAGTYTPQFGNISRWRGTVTLNWDKGNWNAQWQSRYINHLTALNADYAITGVDIPVASVLYHSIQLGYNVPSIHTKFDIGVDNITDKQPPRLYQNGSNYNVDTATYDVLGRYYWVRATVKF; from the coding sequence ATGAAATACGACTTGAACCACTTGTCTTTGGCAGTGCGTCTTGCGTTGAGTGCAGGTGTTTTTTCGGTGGCGGGAGTGGCGCAGGCGCAGGTGACGACACCGGACAATCCGGCCTCGTCCGAGCAAACGGCGCAGGACCAGGCTCCCCCCTCCAAGAAGGAGGCCAAGACCCTGGAGTCGATCCAGGTGACCGGCTCGCTGATCCGGCGCGTGGACGCCGAGACGGCCAGCCCGGTGATCACGCTGGACCGCGCGACCATCAGCAACTCGGGCAAGCCCGTGCTGGGCGACGTGCTGCAGCAGATGCCGAGCATCTCGGGCAACGCGACCAACCCGCAGAACAACAGCAACGGCGGCGGCGTGGCCAGTCCGTTGCTGGAAGCCGGTGACGGCGCCTCGCGCGTCTCGCTGCGCGGCCTTGGCAACAATCGCACGCTGGTGCTGGTCAACGGCCAGCGCATGGCCAATCCGGACATCAACCTGATCCCGCCGGAGATGATCGAGCGGGTCGAAGTGCTGGCCGAGGGCGCCTCCACGGTGTACGGCTCCGATGCCATCGGCGGCGTGGTCAACTTCATCCTGCGCAAGGACTTCAAGGGCGTCCAGTTCAGCCTGAACGACGGCATCTCCAGCCACGGCGACGCCAAGCGCCACGGCTTCAACCTGACCGGCGGCATGACCGGCGAGCGCTACAGCATTGCCGCGGGCATCGACTACAACAAGTACGACGAGACGCTCGCGTCCCGCCGCAAGTTCTCCAGGCAGCAGTTGTACCTGTCGGGCGGTTCGGTGATTGCGGCCGGTTCCAGTTCGATCCCGACCGGCCGCATCCAGGTTCCCGCCGCGATCGCCGGCCAGTACGGTTGCGCGGTGGATCCGGAGACGCAGACCGCCCAGGTGACGCTCGCCTCGGGCGACGGCTCGAGCCTGGGCGACTACCGTTGCCGGCTCTCCTCGGACACCTACAACTACGCCGCGCTCAACTACATCCAGACCGCGCAGAAACGCACCAACGGCTTCGTGCTGGCGGACTTCAACATCACCGACAACGTAAGCGCATACGTCAACGCGTTCTACAACCACACCGTGTCCAGCGGCCAGGACGCACCTTCACCGGTCGGTACCGGCGACGGCCTGATCATTTCCGCGGACAACCCGATCAACCCGTTCGGCATCACCTTCAGCCAAGGGGCAATCGCCGGCGATCCGAACAGCGGCTACAACTTCCAGACCCGCCTGACCGGCGCCGGCACGCGCGTGCACAGCTACACGACCGACACCGGCCAGATCAACGCCGGCTTGCGCGGCGCGTTCAGCCAGGACAGCAGCTGGATCTGGGATGCGTCGATCAACTACAGCCACACCAAACGCGACCAGCGCGACACCAACGAAGTGGACATCCCCTCGTTGCAGGCCGCGGTCGACGCCGGCGCGAACATCTTCGACCAGGCCAACGCCGGCGACGTGCTGAGCTCCGGCGTGAAGACGCCGATCTACGTCTTCACCCAGTCGACCAAGCAGGCGCAGGTCGATGCCAGCGGCGAGCTGTGGGACCTGCCCGCCGGACCGGTGCAGCTGTCGGTCGGCGCGCTGTACCGCAAGCAGTTCATGAACTACACCGTGAGCGACTTCGCGGTGCTCAACCCGGTGACCACCACCTGCCAGATTCTGCAGGAGGCCTGCGGCTCGCCCGGGCGGGGCAGCTACAACGTCAAGGAGCTGTTCGCCGAGTCGCTGATCCCGCTGGTGTCGGACGTGGCGTGGGCCAAGTCGCTGTACCTGGACCTGGGTATCCGCAGCTCCAACTACAGCACCACCGGCACCACCACCAACGGCAAGGTCGCGATCGAGTGGCGACCGACCGATACCCTGCTGCTGCGCGGCACGGTCTCGCAGGTGTTCCGCGCGCCCAACCTCAATGAGCTGTACGACGGTCGCACGCTGGTGCAGCCGGTGCTGAACGATCCCTGCGTCGGCCGCACCGCCGAGGACCTGGCGGCGCACCAGGCCGCCTGCCAGTTCGTCCCGGTCAATTGGGGCGGCAACGACCCGGCGCAGGTCAACACGTTCTACTCCGGTGCGGCGACGGTGGGTGCCACGCTGAAGCCGGAAAAGGGCAAGTCGATCGATTTCGGCCTGGTCTACGATCCGGACTGGGCGCCGGGCCTGTCGACCAGCCTCGACTTCTGGCACATCTACCTGTCCGACACGCTGACGGCGATCCAGGCCGACACCGTCGTCAGCATCTGCTACAACAACAACTCGAGTCCGTACTGCTCGTTCATCACGCGCCAGGACAACACCACCCGCCAGCCGGGCCAGGTGTTCCTGATCAACACGCCGGTGGTCAACCTGGGCACGCTCAGCACCTCCGGCATCGACTACACGCTGCGCTACAAGATCCCGCACTTCGACATCGGCGGCATGGACCCGGGCAACTTCCGGGCGGGCCTCAACACCAGCTACACGTCGTCCTACAACGTCAACGCGACGCCAGGCGAGCCGGGCGCGGAGTCGGTCAACTACGCCGGCACCTACACGCCCCAGTTCGGCAACATCTCGCGCTGGCGCGGCACGGTCACGCTCAACTGGGACAAGGGCAACTGGAACGCGCAGTGGCAGTCCCGCTACATCAACCACCTCACCGCGCTCAATGCCGACTACGCCATCACCGGCGTCGACATCCCGGTCGCCTCGGTGCTCTACCACTCGATCCAGCTGGGCTACAACGTGCCGTCGATCCACACCAAGTTCGACATCGGCGTGGACAACATCACCGACAAGCAGCCGCCGCGGCTCTACCAGAACGGCTCCAACTACAACGTAGACACCGCCACCTACGATGTACTCGGACGCTATTACTGGGTCCGTGCGACGGTGAAGTTCTGA
- a CDS encoding tetratricopeptide repeat-containing sulfotransferase family protein, with the protein MPDPATDLAHAMAGAYNAGDMERVIALASQAGDTADEGIQLLLGLAQQATARYGMAARTFRQLAQRRPDVSAYWNNLGVACRMSGDLAAAEQALSTAMSLAPGDADVLYNLGLLHIQQRRWPVAREILLEAVDRAPDVIEARLQAAFACYVCGDSTGQEAMLAGAGDWPGQPGEQALVLSTMLMAQGDPDAALRALARAQLPGGPAGESLRLRITAQRVLLHERNNQLDQARREREQLPLDALEALPPEAGQARADAWRAHAAMAMRAGAHAEAAALYRRALALADDDQTRASVAFALASACDRQGQYGEAWQALEAAHAAQLEIAGGVLPELLAPDSQPLQMAEVDRAAFARWEPLPSPDSRQSPVFVVGFPRSGTTLLEQMLDAHPDFRSMDERAFIHALTERMEQVGQRYPADLATLTGTETDQLRAAYFRMVGRVLPALGRHRLVDKNPLNMLCLPMIMRLFPQARIILCLRHPCDVLLSCSMQPFRSPAFMVLCSSLQRLARGYVQAFEHWYRQVEAFRPHVLEWRYESVVGDLEGHLARLGAFLDIADPTPMTRFAEHARNKRFISTPSYAQVTRGIHPGAVNRWHHYREHFEPVLPLLRPLVDRLGYTL; encoded by the coding sequence ATGCCCGACCCCGCCACCGACCTCGCCCACGCCATGGCCGGCGCCTACAACGCCGGCGACATGGAGCGCGTCATCGCGCTTGCCAGCCAGGCGGGCGACACGGCGGACGAAGGCATCCAGCTCCTGCTCGGCCTGGCGCAGCAGGCGACCGCACGCTACGGGATGGCGGCGAGGACGTTCCGCCAACTGGCGCAGCGACGGCCGGATGTTTCCGCCTACTGGAACAACCTGGGCGTGGCCTGCCGGATGAGCGGCGACCTGGCCGCCGCCGAGCAGGCGCTGTCGACCGCGATGTCGCTGGCGCCGGGCGACGCCGACGTGCTCTACAACCTCGGCCTGCTCCACATCCAGCAGCGGCGCTGGCCGGTGGCGCGGGAGATCCTGCTCGAAGCGGTGGACCGGGCACCGGACGTCATCGAGGCACGGCTGCAGGCCGCGTTCGCCTGTTACGTCTGCGGCGACAGCACCGGCCAGGAGGCCATGCTGGCCGGCGCCGGCGACTGGCCGGGGCAGCCGGGCGAACAGGCCCTGGTCCTGTCCACCATGCTGATGGCGCAGGGCGACCCGGACGCGGCGCTGCGCGCGCTTGCGCGTGCGCAGTTGCCCGGCGGACCCGCGGGTGAGTCCCTGCGGTTGCGGATCACCGCTCAGCGGGTCCTGCTGCACGAGCGCAACAACCAGCTCGATCAGGCCCGGCGGGAACGGGAGCAGTTGCCGCTGGATGCGCTCGAGGCTTTGCCACCGGAGGCCGGCCAGGCGCGCGCGGATGCATGGCGCGCGCATGCCGCGATGGCCATGCGTGCCGGTGCCCATGCCGAGGCGGCGGCGCTGTACCGACGCGCGCTTGCGCTGGCCGACGACGACCAGACCCGCGCCAGCGTCGCGTTCGCGCTGGCTTCGGCGTGCGACCGCCAGGGGCAGTATGGAGAGGCGTGGCAGGCGCTTGAGGCCGCGCACGCGGCGCAACTGGAGATTGCAGGCGGCGTGCTGCCCGAGCTGCTGGCACCCGACAGCCAGCCGCTGCAGATGGCCGAAGTCGACCGCGCCGCCTTTGCCCGCTGGGAGCCGCTGCCGTCACCGGACAGCCGGCAGAGCCCGGTTTTCGTGGTCGGCTTCCCGCGCTCGGGCACCACGTTGCTCGAACAGATGCTCGATGCCCATCCGGACTTCCGGTCGATGGACGAGCGTGCCTTCATCCACGCGCTGACCGAACGCATGGAACAGGTCGGGCAGCGCTACCCCGCCGACCTGGCGACCCTCACCGGCACGGAAACCGACCAGCTGCGCGCCGCCTACTTCCGCATGGTCGGACGCGTACTGCCGGCCCTCGGGCGGCACCGGCTGGTCGACAAGAATCCGCTCAACATGCTTTGCCTGCCGATGATCATGCGGCTGTTCCCGCAGGCACGGATCATCCTGTGCCTGCGCCACCCGTGCGATGTGCTGCTCAGTTGCAGCATGCAGCCGTTCCGCTCGCCGGCATTCATGGTGCTGTGTTCGTCGCTGCAGCGCCTGGCGCGCGGTTACGTGCAGGCCTTCGAGCACTGGTACCGGCAGGTGGAGGCCTTCCGGCCGCATGTGCTGGAGTGGCGCTACGAATCGGTCGTCGGCGACCTCGAGGGTCACCTCGCGCGCCTGGGAGCGTTTCTCGACATCGCCGATCCGACGCCGATGACGCGCTTTGCCGAGCATGCGCGGAACAAGCGCTTCATCAGCACGCCCAGCTATGCGCAGGTCACCCGGGGCATCCATCCCGGGGCCGTCAACCGCTGGCATCACTACCGCGAACACTTCGAGCCCGTACTGCCGCTGCTGCGGCCGCTGGTCGATCGTCTCGGCTACACGCTCTGA